The genomic segment TCTGGCTTCTCCGAAGGTGCCAGCTCAGCAGGCTGAGGTGCCAAGAGCAGGTTTGAGTCTccgctctgtgaccttgagccagcTTCTCAACAGCTCCGATCCCCCACATATGTCTGgcaccttcctctcccctcccagggcaAGGGTGGTGATGCCCAGGCTACTGTAAagctccccagctccctctcctcctgcccctcctcctccccctccttcgcctcctccccttcctcctcctcctcctcctcctcctcctcctcctcctcctcctctttcccttctgctaccttcctgtctctccttcctccctttcctgatCATCTTGGAAGGCAGCATATAGCCTAATGGTCAGTAGCCTGCACTTTACCGTCCAGGAGGCCAGGGGCCAGTTTCAGCAACTCCACTGCTCCTAGGCTTTATGACTTTGCAAGCCTCAGGTCTCTTATCTAGAAAATGGAGATCATAGTGGCAACACTGTAGGGTTGTTGAGAAGATTCAGTAAAGTtctttagcataatgcctggccTATGGTAAGCGCTCATAAAGGCTATCTACCGTTCTTTTCTCTCTAGGTCTCTCCCAGGTTCTGAGAGACTCAGAACTTTCTCTCATAATGTAAGCAATCGAGAAGTGCCCAAATTTAGCCGTCTGCTGCCGTTCACCTGACCCTTCCCAGACAGTCTCGATGGTGGAAAATAGCACTCAGGTGTGGGCCAGGAAGCCAGGAAATGGAATGTGTGTTCAGGTGCATGTGCGCAACCCTTGGTTGTGTAGTGCAGTTGAgattttttccattgaattggCAGTGTTTTCTAATGTGAGTCATTCAGGTCGTTAGTGTATTTAGCACCCTGGGCCTGAGCATCTTGAGGTGGGAAGAGGCGCCTGACGAAGGGGGGAGGTCCTGAGGGGCCCCACCACCTGGCCCAGGGTCCTAGGGGTCTTTGTGAGGCTGCCTGGGGCTCCAGGAGGACAACAGTCACttgccctcccccatcccactccccctgccccacacctggTCAAAGCTGGGGGAAGGTCTGGGCGGTCTGGGCCAGGGgcttcttccttccatttcctgcTGTCCTGTTTTTCCATGAGGAGGGTGCCAGGAGCAGGGCGGTAGAAACTGGGGTAGCTCCTGACAAGGGGAGGAAGGCATGTAGGGGAGAGATAGGGGCCTGGGAACTGAGTGTGGCAGGTGAGATCTCTAAGGCTGGGTGTGAAGGCGACGACCTGTATCTGTCACCTGAGATACAGCAGTGAAGGCGGATGGGGAGAGAAACTTGCAGCTGGTTGGCCAGAGAGGGCGCTCCATCAGTGCCCTAAGAGCCCCTCCTGCTCCCACCTCTCAGGGGTCAGTATGATGCTCTCAAGCCCCCGCTCTGATAGGGGAGACATAGCTCCTGCACTCAGTCTGAAGCGGGGAGCCTGTCACTGGAGAGTCCCCAGTTTAATGTGGGACACACAGGCTAGATCCTCCTGTCTGATGGGGAAGGTGCCGTTTCTCCCCACAGACACATGAGATCAAAGTCGGGGAACACAGGACATGTAACACAAGGGCTGAGATGTGATGGGATTGAGGGCTGCAGCGTCTTGGCCAGAGTTCGTCCCCCGAGGgactccttcctctctgctcctgtccaTCCCTGTGCACCCTCAGATGAGTAATGAGTGCTCCCTCTCCCTGGGAAGTGGGCTTGCCCCCCAGAATCCCAGCCTCTTTTGCAGTAATTTGGCTTTGGCCCAAATgagttaaaaatagttttgttgtGGGAGGGGCTGTTGTCTCCCCCATCACCCAGCTCACCCCAGGATTAGCAAGAATCAGCCAGTGAGCAGAGAGCGCAGAGCAAGGGAGCTCGGTCATTATCTACCCTCTGCACCTCGGCTTTTCCTGCCCTCTGAAGCCCTAACCTCATGActtcccctgctctcctccagggtctctctctctctctctctctctctctcacacacacacacacacacacacactctctctctctctctctctctctctctctctctctctccccctctgtgtctctctctgtctctctcaccctctaGCACACTGTTCCTCATGTTCATACTGGCCTCGCTCTTACCTGCACTCCCTCCTGTCCACATGCATCCTCTCTCCCATGACCATTACCTCAGGATGGGGACAGGGCCCACAGGGTCTGGACACCTGCCCCTCCATTCATGCCCAGCACCCTATAGCTCCAAGAGCAAGAGCGCCTTCCCTGGGAGGAGATCCATCTAGAGTGGCTGAGTCTCTGCCTGCCACTCCCCTCCAGCTCAGCTCCAACTTCCACAAAGCTCTGGAGTCCCTTCTGGACTTGGTAAGGGGGTGGAGACATCAGAGGAAACAAAAACCGCTGTCTCCCAGGCTCTGTCCAAGCCCTGAACAGAGATGAAAGCAGTGACCCAAGGCGACGCAGAGCTGCCTGTGAGGTCTGGAAGGGCTCCCTGGAGGTATGCAGCccaggctgggagaggggaggcgCAGTGCAGAGAGAGATTACCTTCGGTAGTTCTGGGTCAGAGTGacccacagagaaaggaagagaaaaggaagtgggTTAAGTCTTGGCTAAGTTCAGAGTCTGTTCCAGCTCCATGCAGGCGGGTGCCCAGGAGGaagtgggaggaagaaagggaagcagAAAGGCACATGGATTGGGAGGTTCAATTCATTCTTCACTTCCTGAACATCTACTGGGTACCAGGCCTGGGCAAGGCGCTGGGAATATAAATACAGCCACATAATGCTCCCTTTCGAAGAACTCCCAGGGCAGTTCCAGAACAAGACAACTTCTGTAAGTGCTTATTGTGGGTGGCGCCCTCTGGAGGTGTGCAGTACACGGCAGCTGTTCACAAAGATCTCCACCTAAAGGGCTCCCTGGAGGCCCTGGGAGGTGCAAGACTGAACACTCAGAGGCAGCTCTGAGGTGAAAGCAAGGGCAGTGGACCTGAAACTTGGCTGACTTGGGTTCAAGTTTACCAGTTGGTTCCCCTGCCAAACCAGAAGGCTGTGTCTTCACTTATGGAATGGGGGCTCCTCTTAGGCTGTACGACACTGGTCCCCCGTCTTTCCAAGGTGAGGACTCCTCATGGATCCCCTGCCCCCAACAACACAGATTGCACTTACACTTTTACTGGTTGCTCTTCGAGAAAATTCACAGTAACTAAAGCTACTATAAATTCGGCGcagttttttttttgatgaatctgTGTTTTATTCGTCACCACAGCTTCTGGACAGATTAGAAAAACGTTCACACATCCCTGAATCAGATGTGCTCAGGCCATAGACTATGCTTGATGAACACATGGATTCAGGGACCCCCCCCTAGAATCACTGAGCTCCCCAGCCTCAGCCTTATAGTCTGGGAGCCACTGCCCTAGCCCCAGGTAAGGTTCACCGGGAAGAGAGGGAGGCTCCCTGGAAGAGGTAGTGTTGGAGGTAGAACTTAAGGCCAAAGGGAATTCTGCAGCTGGGGTAGGAGAgccctggagggaagggagagccAGCTGCTCCGGCACAGCCAGTTCTCCCTCCAGGCGGTGACAGTAAGCCCgcttcccttctcctcttcttcaccCGCTGCCTTCTGACCTCAGGGTCAGGGCAGGCTGGCGTCCAGCCTTgactgggggcgggggctggggtgTCCTTCAGGGTGAATTTGGCGCTGGCTTACACGGAGCTGACAGAGGAGCTGGGCCGGCTTCGGGAGTTGAGTTCCCTGCAGGGGAGGATCTTGAGGACTCTGCTGCAGGAGCAGGCCCGGAGTGGCGGTGAGAGGGGGCCTGGAAGGGGCGGCCCGGAGCTGGgtgccaaggggggggggggggtagctgtGGCTACCATCTCGCGTCCTGGGGCCAcccctgccttcctttccctgcCGGGTCGTTTTTCACCCGCTGGCGTTCCGAGGAGAGAGGGTAGGGTGGGCGTCGGGCGCCGGCACGCCCATGGCTCCCCAGTGCTGAcgccttctctccccaccactgCCCTTCCCCTCGGCTTGCTTCTCTTCCAGGCCAGAGGCACTCGCCTCTGTCGCAGCGCCACTCCCCGGCCCCCCAGTGCCCCTCCCCGTCCCCGCCCGCCCGAGCGGCGCCCCCGTGCCCCCCGTGCcagtcccccgccccccagcgccGCTCCCCCGGGCCCCCGTGCCCCTCGCCCCAGCAGCGCCGCTCGCCGGCCTCGCCCTCCTGCCCGTCGCCCGTCCCGCAGCGCCGCTCGCCGGTGCCGCCGCCGTGCCAGTCTCCCAGCCCGCAGCGCCGCTCCCCGGGgccccccacctgccccgccccgcagccccggcccccgccgcccccgccgccgggCGAGAGGACGCCGGCCGAGCGCGCCTACGCCAAGCCGCCCAGCCACCACGTGAAGGCCGGCTTCCAGGGCCGGCGCAGCTACTCGGAGATGGCGGAGGGCGCGGGCTACGCGGGGGCCTCCCCGCCCTGGCTGCAGGCCGAGGCGGCCACGCTGCCCAAGCCGCGGGCCTACGGCGGCGAGCTCTACGGGCCCGGCCGGCCGCTCAGCCCGCGACGCGCCTTCGAGGGCATCCGGCTGCGCTTCGAGAAGCAGCCCTCCGAGGAGGAGGAGTGGGCCGTGCCCACCAGCCCGCCCAGCCCCGAGGCGGGCACCATCCGCTGCGCCTCGTTCTGCGCGGGCTTCCCCATCCCTGAGTCGCCGGCCGCCACCGCCTACGCCCACGCCGAGCACGCGCAGTCCTGGCCGTCCATCAACGTGAGTGGGGCGCCCGCTTGTCACCTGAGGGCCGGCCGAGGCCCCTCGCCTCTCAGGGGCAGCCTAGGCCCGTTACTTCTCTCTCCGGGCCTTTTGCTTGCGTAGGTGGGGCCTGCACCGTTACCTCTCTCTCAGGGCGGCGGTTAAGGGCATGGGCTTCAGAGTGACAGTCCCAGCTTTGATTCCGGACTTCACCGCTTAGCAGCTGTGGGACCTCGGACAGGTCACTTATCCCACCTGATCCTCAGTTGTCGTATCTGCAAAATGAGGGCAGTGATTATATGATCTAATTCCATTGGAGGGTTCCTAACAGGGAGGCAGTGAGCCTGAAGCCCTCTCCTGTTAGACTGGTGATGGAGGCCATGCTGACTGCCGCAGGTCTGGGGCCCACACAGGGCCAGGCCTGCTCATCCAGCTGCCTCCATCTGGTCTCAGAGCCCCTGCTCTTTTCCGGCTGTCCTAGAAGACAGCCTATCTCAGGGCACTATCATTTCACTGAAATAATGAGTTTCCCGAATGTCAGAGCCAACCCTTGCCACCTGGAAGGACCAAAATATATTCTAAAGCCagacagaaaattatttttgggtTGTACATTGTTTGGGATTATCCATTGCTTTGAGTTATCCGGGAGCTGTGTCTTAGTCACTCTGGGGGCATGTCTGGGTCTTGGCCTCCCTCATTACCGTAGATGACCTGGCAGGCTGAGCACACGCACCTCCTGGGGCCGTAGGCCCTGGGTTGGGGGAGTGGATGCTGAGctggtgggaggtgggcagggaatggggagaaggaggagtggTGCTGGACAGAGGGTGACCAGACCCTTTCTGCATGCTGCAGCCCTCCCGGCCCTGGGTCTCGGGAAAGGGCAGGCTGGGCTGTGGGGACCGTGAGGGAGGGCTGGGGACCATAGGtgactcccctctctctccacagcTGCTGATGGAGACAGTGGGCTCTGACATCCGCAGCTGCCCCCTCTGCCAGCTAGGTTTCCCTGTTGGGTACCCGGATGATGCCCTCATCAAACACATTGACTCCCACCTGGAGAACAGCAAGATCTAgggtgcctcccccaccccctggctgtttctccatcttctctcatcacccccactcactcactcactttgAATGCTGCATGAATCTCGTGGGGGGCCCTTGCCCCTTGCGACCCCCAGATACCTCCACTAGCTACCGAGTCAACGTGTGTGCCGTCTTCCCTGGTCCAGGCACCACTCAGCCCTGCAGGCCCTTCCTGGAAGGCCAGCCGAGGCTGTCCCCAGCTCCCTGGCTTCCACTGGGGAGGTGGGGATCTGggctgagatggggaggggcgtaccccacccagcctctctctctgcctttctgttcTCAGACAGGGTTGGATCCgtcgccgccgcccgcccgcctgcccgcccgctgcttgggcctgggggagggggagggtgtcAGAGGACTCCAGGAGCTCCCCTAGCCACTCCCCGGATGTCCATCTTTCTCAGGCTGTGCTCTGTCCAGGGAGCGCCTCCCTGTGGGGTCCCAGAGCCTGCCTTGCACACTGATGCCAGTTCCTCCATCCCATGGCCAGCTCGGGGCTCTTGGCATGGGCCCCTCCCCCttgggggaaggaggcatcttGTTTCTTGCCATTCCCTGCAGGCCGGTCTTGTTCTCCTCTGCTCCCCTGGGGAAtaaggagggtgggagaggagagggaggacccTGGAGGACTGGAGGGATTCAGCCTAAAGAGGCTGCCCTGAGGGTGGGGatgagaggcgggggggggggtgccatcCTGCAACTTGACCCTCAGGCCAGGGGAGTATCTGTGCTAGCCTCCcaggcccctgcctccccctggaGCCCCTAGCACCAAGACGCAGATTGTTAAGACAGATGCTCCCCTTCACCCTTACCCCTCTCGAGTCCCTGACACCACAGGTGCCCTGGAGCCCGTGTGTGACTCGGCCTCTGATAGCTGGGTGGGTGTCATCATCCCTGCCTCCCAGGCCAGAACCTGTGGATGGGCCCAGGGTGCTGTTGGAGATCAACTTCAAAAGAGCTAacccccttcccacaccccagCGACCCACATTCCCTCTGTGAAATCTACCTCAGAGTCGTACCCTCAGAAGGATGGGTAAGCAGGAGGCCAGGGGGTCCCCAGGGCTGAGGTGGGGAGCTTCCTATGGCAAGAGCCTGCTGCCCCACGATGAATCCAACCCCCCCACTGCGAGCCTCTCCCAGGTCTCAGCCCCGGGCTGGTGGCAGTGGGCGCTACCGTCAGTGCATGTACCATTCTGATCCAACACTTCCAGGCACCCCCGCCTCctcacacccctcccctcctcctcagtGCAGGGGAGTGAAGAGGTGTATCAGGCAGGAAGGGGCCAAGGACTCCAGAGACATGGCATTGTACCTTGAGTGTTCCCCCAGGGAGGGGAAATGAGAAGGGGGCctggagaggggaggtgggggccccTGAGCTCTCTGAACAAGTTTAAAGTCCAAATAAAACTTACCTGTTCCATCTGCTCTTGGTCTGTGCCCTCCGTGGCTGGGGTGGGAAGAAAACCCTTGGTAGCGGGAGGTCTGGCAAAACCCAAGGAACCGCAACTATGGCAAGGTGggccatgttttctttattttgatgtttatttattttgagagagagtgagagcaagggaggggcagagagagagagggagagagagaatgcaaacgGCTCCATGTAGTGCCGAGCCCgcctcggggctcgaactcacagaccaggagatcatgacctgagctgaaatcaggaatcggccactcaactggctgaaccacccaggcaccctgacatggAGTGTATTTAAAAGAGATCCGGAGCAGTAGAGGGTGTCTTTGTGACAatgcagccagccagccagccctgaGCAGCTGTCTGGGACTCGAATTTTCCCTCCCAGCAGGTCTGGCAGGTAGAGGTTCTGAAGCCTTGGGGCTTCAGCAGCAGCTGTTTCTTCATCAAATGATTTTTGCGTGCCAGGAACCAAGCTGGGCCTCTAAGAGAAAGAACATCCGTGTTCCATGTCCTCGTGGTtctgagagcaggagagggattGGACCCCAGGCTCAGCAGCTGCCTTGAAAGCCCCACAGACTGGGAGGTCAAAGCCAGGCCATGAACCTGTGACCCCTGCCCCAGACGGGGCGGTGCCCTCTGTGTGCAGGAAAGGCCTCAGCTGTATTCGCCAACTCTGGGTGCCTTTCATTTCCATGTGACCCTTTCAGGCCCAGGATTCACTTAAAAGGCTGGAGCAGTTGCTCATCGAAGTCCCAAGGTTCAGCTCCAGATGCAGGATTCCTCCCCATTCAGCACCAAGGTCCAGACCCCAGTGGGGAGATGGCCCAGCTTCCCCTGCTCCTCTGTTGCAGTTAACGACTACGGCTGGCTTCTAAAAGTTCTTCCAGCCTTGATTCCATCTGCAGCCAAATCCTGAGTGCCAGGAAAGGTGAGAAGAGCCATCCCTATGGGACATGGCTTCATAAGCCATGGGAAAGAAGGTTCTGGAGCCTTGTGGAACATAGGCACTCAGTGCAACCTGGGTCTCCTCCATCTCGGTCAGCTCCTGTGGAAGAAGGCAGCACCCAGGTTTCTGGGTCTGGGTCCTCTTTGGATCTCTGGAAACATTTGCTAGAAGGGTATGAGTGAGTTAGGGGTGGTACAGGGACACGAGGCAAAGAGAAATCCCATTCATtgaggaaagggggaaaggatGACCCGGAATGAGCTACAGGTAGGGGCATGACCTAGGTAGCCACTTCCGGTCCTTGGCATGTCTAAAGGCGCGAGGGAACCCAGGTATCCCACAC from the Prionailurus viverrinus isolate Anna unplaced genomic scaffold, UM_Priviv_1.0 scaffold_35, whole genome shotgun sequence genome contains:
- the TBKBP1 gene encoding TANK-binding kinase 1-binding protein 1 isoform X1; this encodes MGDNLQAALSTVAPALPGGPVGAEAQALAMESMFEDDISILTQEALGPSEVWLDAPGDPSLGGDMCSASHFALITAYGDIKERLGGLERENATLRRRLKVYEIKYPLINDFGEEHGFSLYEIKDGSLLEMEKVSLQQRLNQFQHELQKNKEQEEQLGEMIQAYEKLCVEKSDLETELGEMRALVETHLRQICGLEQQLRQQQGLRDAAFPSPSPPPAPAPPCTDLDLHYLALRGGSGLSHAGWPGPTPSVSELERRRLEEALEAAQGEARGAQLREEQLQAECERLQGELKQLQESRAQDLASNQSERDMAWVKRVGDDQVNLALAYTELTEELGRLRELSSLQGRILRTLLQEQARSGGQRHSPLSQRHSPAPQCPSPSPPARAAPPCPPCQSPAPQRRSPGPPCPSPQQRRSPASPSCPSPVPQRRSPVPPPCQSPSPQRRSPGPPTCPAPQPRPPPPPPPGERTPAERAYAKPPSHHVKAGFQGRRSYSEMAEGAGYAGASPPWLQAEAATLPKPRAYGGELYGPGRPLSPRRAFEGIRLRFEKQPSEEEEWAVPTSPPSPEAGTIRCASFCAGFPIPESPAATAYAHAEHAQSWPSINLLMETVGSDIRSCPLCQLGFPVGYPDDALIKHIDSHLENSKI
- the TBKBP1 gene encoding TANK-binding kinase 1-binding protein 1 isoform X2, which gives rise to MESMFEDDISILTQEALGPSEVWLDAPGDPSLGGDMCSASHFALITAYGDIKERLGGLERENATLRRRLKVYEIKYPLINDFGEEHGFSLYEIKDGSLLEMEKVSLQQRLNQFQHELQKNKEQEEQLGEMIQAYEKLCVEKSDLETELGEMRALVETHLRQICGLEQQLRQQQGLRDAAFPSPSPPPAPAPPCTDLDLHYLALRGGSGLSHAGWPGPTPSVSELERRRLEEALEAAQGEARGAQLREEQLQAECERLQGELKQLQESRAQDLASNQSERDMAWVKRVGDDQVNLALAYTELTEELGRLRELSSLQGRILRTLLQEQARSGGQRHSPLSQRHSPAPQCPSPSPPARAAPPCPPCQSPAPQRRSPGPPCPSPQQRRSPASPSCPSPVPQRRSPVPPPCQSPSPQRRSPGPPTCPAPQPRPPPPPPPGERTPAERAYAKPPSHHVKAGFQGRRSYSEMAEGAGYAGASPPWLQAEAATLPKPRAYGGELYGPGRPLSPRRAFEGIRLRFEKQPSEEEEWAVPTSPPSPEAGTIRCASFCAGFPIPESPAATAYAHAEHAQSWPSINLLMETVGSDIRSCPLCQLGFPVGYPDDALIKHIDSHLENSKI
- the TBKBP1 gene encoding TANK-binding kinase 1-binding protein 1 isoform X3, coding for MESMFEDDISILTQEALGPSEVWLDAPGDPSLGGDMCSASHFALITAYGDIKERLGGLERENATLRRRLKVYEIKYPLINDFGEEHGFSLYEIKDGSLLEMEKVSLQQRLNQFQHELQKNKEQEEQLGEMIQAYEKLCVEKSDLETELGEMRALVETHLRQICGLEQQLRQQQGLRDAAFPSPSPPPAPAPPCTDLDLHYLALRGGSGLSHGWPGPTPSVSELERRRLEEALEAAQGEARGAQLREEQLQAECERLQGELKQLQESRAQDLASNQSERDMAWVKRVGDDQVNLALAYTELTEELGRLRELSSLQGRILRTLLQEQARSGGQRHSPLSQRHSPAPQCPSPSPPARAAPPCPPCQSPAPQRRSPGPPCPSPQQRRSPASPSCPSPVPQRRSPVPPPCQSPSPQRRSPGPPTCPAPQPRPPPPPPPGERTPAERAYAKPPSHHVKAGFQGRRSYSEMAEGAGYAGASPPWLQAEAATLPKPRAYGGELYGPGRPLSPRRAFEGIRLRFEKQPSEEEEWAVPTSPPSPEAGTIRCASFCAGFPIPESPAATAYAHAEHAQSWPSINLLMETVGSDIRSCPLCQLGFPVGYPDDALIKHIDSHLENSKI